CACCGTCGGCCCCATTTCCGGGCTGATCGACATGCGCGACGCTGTCAACCAGGTGGCCGAAGGCGGCGCCAACGCCGTGCTCATGCACAAAGGCCTGCCCCGTTGCTCCCATCGCGGCCGTGGCCGCGACGTCGGCCTCATCATCCACCTCTCCGCCTCGACCAGCCTGTCCCCCTACCCCAACGCCAAGGCCCTGGTCGGCACCGTCGAGGACGCCATCAAGCTCGGGGCCGACGCCGTGTCGCTGCACGTCAATCTCGGCGACGAAACCGAGCGCGACATGCTCGGCCATCTGGGCGAAGCCACCTCCCGGGCCGCTGAATGGGGCATGCCGGTCCTGGCCATGGTCTACGCCCGGGGTCCGAAGGTGAAGGACGAATACGACGCCGAAGTGGTGGCCCACTGCGCCCGGGTCGGCACGGAGCTCGGGGCCGACGTGGTCAAGGTGCCCTACACCGGCGACATCGAATCCTTCTCCCGGGTCACCGACGCCTGCTGCATCCCGGTGGTCATTGCCGGCGGCGCGAAAATGGACAACGACCGCGATCTGCTGCAAATGGCCCACGACTCCATCCAGGCCGGCGGTTCGGGCCTGTCCATTGGCCGCAACATCTTCCAGCACGCCCAGCCGGCCCGCATCGTCCAGGCCCTGCACGGCATCGTCCACCTCGATTGGGAAGTGGATCAGGCCCTCGAACTCTTGAAGGACTAGGTCATGACCAAGGAAATATGGCTCAAGGTCGTTCCCTTTGACAAAGACGTCGTCACCCTCGGCCTCGAATCCGGCGTGGACGGATTCGTGGCCGAGGCCGCCGATGCGGACAGAATTCTGGCTCTGGGGCGCACCAAGGTGATGACGCCCGAGGAGTTCGAGCTGATCCCCATCTGCTGCAAGGACGACGAGGGAACGGCCATCGAATCCCTGAAGGCGTGCAAGCCGACCTTCCTGGCAAAGGGTTGGGAGATCATTCCGGTGGAAAACATCCTGGCCTGCACCGAGGGCCTCGGCCTTGAATGCGAAAGCCTGGACCGGGCGCGGCTGGCCGCCGGGGTCCTGGAACGCGGGGCCGACAAACTGCTCATCACCCCCGAAGCCGTGTGCGACCTCAAAACCATCGTCAACGAACTGAAACTCTCCCAGGGCAAAATGGACCTCGCCGCGGCCACCATCACCAATATAGAACACGCGGGCCTGGGGCATCGGGTCTGCGTGGACACCACCAGCATCTTGAAGACCGGCGAGGGGATGCTCGTTGGCAATTCCTCGGCCTTCACCTTCCTGGTCAATGCCGAGACCGAGTCCAATCCCTACGTCGCGGCCCGGCCCTTTCGCATCAATGCCGGCGCGGTCCACGCCTACTGCCAGATGCCCGGGGACAAGACCCGCTATCTGGAGGAGCTGGCCTCGGGCTCGGAAGTGCTCATCGTCTCGCACACCGGCGCAACCAAAACCGCCGTGGTCGGCCGGATCAAAACCGAAATCCGGCCCATGCTGCTCATTACCGCCGAGGTCGCCGGCAAGGAAGGCAAGGTGTTCCTGCAAAACGCCGAGACCATCCGGGTGGTCACCCCCGAGGGCAAACCCGTCAGCGTCGTGACCCTGGCCGTTGGCGACAAGGTGCTGGTTTCCACCGACGTGGCCGGCCGGCATTTCGGCATGCGCATCGCCGAAGACATCAAGGAAGGATGACATGAACCCGGACAGCCCCGCCAACGCCGCCCCCCCGGGTTCCCTGGAAGAAGCCCTGCTGGAAATCCGCCACGGCATCGACGCCCTGGATAACGACATCCTGGTCCTGCTGAGTAAACGCGCCGCCCTGAGCCTGGAGGTAGGGCGGCGCAAAGACGGCCGCGACAGCGCCATCTTCAAGCCCTTCCGGGAACAGGAAGTCCTCGACCGCCTCGTCAAAGCCAACCCCGGCCCGCTGCCGGCCGGCCATCTGCTCAGCATCTACCGCGAGATTTTATCCTCCTCCCGCCGGCTCCAGCGCCCCGAGCGGGTGGCCTATCTCGGTCCCGAAGGCACCTTCTCCCACTTCGCCGCCATGGCCGCCCTGGGCCATTCCCCGGATTTCCTGCCCCAGACCACCATCGGCGACGTGTTTGCCGCCGTGGCCGGCAAGCAGGCCGATCTTGGCGTCGTGCCGCTCGAAAACTCGCTGCAAGGCACCATCGGCCAGAGTCTGGACAACTTCCAACGCTACAACGTGTTCATTCAGGCCGAAATCACCTGCCGGGTCAGCCACGCCCTGCTCTCCTTAGCCACGAGCCTGGACGCCATCGACACCGTCTATTCGCATCCCCAGCCCCTGGCCCAGTGCGCCGCCTGGCTCAAGGCCCATCTGCCCAAGGCCAGGATCATCCCGACCGATTCCACGGCAGCCGCGGCCGCGCTCCTGGCCAAGGAGCCAAACGCCGCCTCCATCGGCCACCTGCGTCTGGCGGCCATGCACAACCTGACTGTCCTGGCCAGCCCCATCGAGGACCTGCCCGACAACTGGACGCGCTTTTTCATCATCGGCCCCGAAGACACCAAGCAGCAGACCCGCGATAAGACCTCGATCCTGTTTACCGTGCCCAACAAGCCCGGCGCGCTCTTCCAGGTGCTGTCGCATCTGGCCGGCGAAGGCATCAACCTGACCAAGCTCGAATCGCGGCCCATCCGGGGCGAAAAATGGCAGTACGTCTTTTTCGCCGACCTGCAATGCGACCTGACCCGCGAGGAATACAAGAAACTGCTGGCGACGCTGACCGAAAACACCCACAGTCTGCGTATCCTCGGCTGCTACCCGGCCGGGGCCCAGGTGGACCTGGCCGACGGCGTGACCGGGAAGACGGAAGAATAGAAGAGAAGAATAGGAAGGGAAAAAACCCGGGGGGGATCATCCCCCCCGGACCCCCTGGATGGGAACAAATTTACGGGGAGTGTTTGGAAACATAACGGATCAGCCGGAAGCGGACTGCAGCCCGGAGACACGAGGGGCTGATCCCATTGTGGGATTCCAAAGGGGTCACCCCTTTGGCCGCCGGAGGCTTCCTCCCTGACCCTGTTGTTGCAAACCCCTTACGAGGATTCCATGCCGACCATTACCGCGCCGCCGTCAAAATCCGTGTCCCACCGGGCCGTCATCGCCGCTGCCCTGGCCGCCGGCACCAGCCGCGTCACCGGCCTGCTCGACAGCCAGGACATCCACCGCACCCGGGAGTGCATGGTCGCCATGGGCGCGGACATCCATCCCCAAAGCGACGGCTCCATCATCGTCTCCGGCACCGCCGGCCATCCCCAGGGCGGCGATCCCGAAACCGACGACGCCGTCATCCTCGATGTCGGCGAATCCGGCACCACCTGCCGCCTGCTGACCGCCGTGGCCGCTGCCGGCAAGGGCCTCTTTGAGCTGCGCGGCCACGGCCGCATGCACGACCGGCCCATCGGCGAACTCATAACCGCCCTGCTCCCCCAGGGCCTGGAAGCCCTGTATCTGGCCAAATCCGGCTGCCCGCCCATGATGCTTGTCGGCCGGGGCCTCACCGGCGGCACAACCAGCATCAGCCTGGAAGACAGCTCCCAATACCTTTCCGGGCTGCTCCTGGCCGCCCCCCTGGCCGCCGCCCCGCTCACCATTGAAATTTCCGGCAAAAAAACCGTGTCCTGGCCCTACGTCGCCATCACGCTCTCCACGCTGGCGGATTTTTCCGTGCCGTTTGCCGTGGAAACCCGCACCGCCGACGGCTGGGCCGCCACCGACTGGCGCACCCTCACCGACGTCGTGCCCGGCCAGATCCGCTTCGTCATGCAGCCGGCCCGCTACATGCCGCGCACCTATGCCGTGGAAGCCGACTGGTCGAGTGCGTCGTATTTCCTGGCCGCCGGGGCGGTTGGCCCGGCCCCGGTCACCATCGCCGGCCTGCGCCTGGATTCGCTCCAAGGCGACCGGGCCATGCGCGACATTCTGGCCAAAATGGGGGCGCGCATCGAGGCCTCCGAAGCCGGCCTGACCGTCCACCCGAGCGATCTGACCGGCCAGGAACTGGACATGGGCCGCTGCCCCGACCTCGTGCCCACCGTGGCCGCCGTCGCCTGCTTCGCCTCAGGCGAAACCGTCATCCGAAACGTGGCCCACCTGCGCCTCAAGGAATCGGACCGCATCGAAGCCGTGGTCGAAAACTGCACCCGGGCCGGGGCGATGGTCACCAGCCTGGACGACGGTATGCGCATCAGTCCCCGGCCGCTTCGCACCGATCAGCGCGTGGAATTTTCCGCCTTCGACGACCACCGTCTGGCCATGTCCGCCGCCATCTTCGAACTGGCCGGCATCGACGTGGTCCTCGACAACCCGGGCTGCGTGGCCAAATCGTTCCCGACTTTCTGGGAGAAATGGGAAACGATCCGCGAAGCGCTCCATGCGGCCGAGTAATCGAGGATAAAAAGACGAATCGGGGCTCTGCCCCGAACCCCGCCGGGGGGATGATCCCCCCGGACCCCTCAATAGGGGGAGGGTGGGCGGCGTCGGGTCGTTGCGCCCGAAGCGGGCGCAACGACCCGACGCCGCCCACAACAAATTAAATTTTCATTAGGAACAACAGAGTATTATGCCTGATACGCACAAACAAGGAACACCCACCACCCCCCAGGAAAAAGTTTTTGGGGAAGGTGGGGGTCTGGGGGAGGAAACCCTTTTTTCCAAAAAAGGGTTTCCTCCCCCAGGTCTTCCCTCCTCCTTCGCCGCTATCACCACCATCGCCATGGTCGGGGCCAAGGGCGGGATGGGCAGGCTTATTGCCGCGCGGAGCCGGGCGGTCGGCATTGAGGTACGCGAGCTGGGTCGGCCGCTGACCGACGAGACAATCCGGGCGGCGGTGGCCGGGGCGGAGCTGGTGCTGGTGTCCGTGCCGGTCTACGCCACGGCCGAGGTGACGGCTCTGCTCGCCCCGCATCTGGCTGCGCCGCAAATTCTGGCCGACGTCGGGTCGGTCAAGACGCTGCCCATTGCCGCCATGGTCGATGGCTACTCCGGGCCGGTGGTCGGCACCCATCCGCTCTTTGGCCCCGAGCCGGCGGCCGATGACGGGTTGCGCGTGGCGGTCATGGACGGCCGGCCCGGTCAAGACGTCTGGGCCACCGAGCTTGTGGCCGACTGGTGCCGACGGGTGGGTTTTGCGCCCTTTGCCTCCACGGCCGAGGAGCATGACCGGGCCGCGGCCTATGTCCAGGGTCTTAATTTCGTCACCACCGTGGCCTATCTGGCCTCCCAGCCGGCCGGCGGCGACGTGGAAAAGTATCTGACCCCGTCGTTTACCCGGCGGCTGGTGTCGGCGGAAAAGCTCATCACCAAGGATGCGGCCCTGTTTACCGCCCTGTTCGAGGCCAATCCGTACAGCCATGAAGTGGTGCGCAATTACCGGAATTTCCTGAATATCGCCGCTGGCGGCGACATTGATCTGCTGGTGCGCCGGGCCGAGGCCTGGTGGACGGCCAAGACGGAACAAAAGGACAACCCATGAGTGCGATCACGCTTCGCCAGGAAGGGACGTGGCTGCCCGCCGACGTCCAGACGCCCATCAGTCTGTTTCTGGGACTCGTCGGCGAACGGCCCGGCGTCCTGCTCGAAAGCGCCGAAGTGGACGGCCGCCTGGGTCGCTACAGCCTTATTGCCTGGGATTTCCGGCTGCGCCTTCGCTTAAAGGACGGCAAGCTCGATGTGAGCGCCCGCGACCCGCGCCTTGCGCCGCTCGAGGCCTACACCGGCTTTGACTTCGTCGAGGGCATGCGCGGCATCCTGGCCGACATGAAGATTCTGGCCCCGGAAGGCTTTGACGACGTGCCGCCCATCACCCGGTCCCTGGTTGGGTATTTCGGCTACGGCGTGGCCGGCATCTTCGAGCCCAAGCTGGCCAAGGTGCTGCCGCCGAACGAGGCCGAGTTCTGTCTGGTGTTGCCCGGCCGGGTGGTCTTATTTGACCACGTCAAACACCGCTGCCTGCACCTGTCGCTGGACGAAGGCAAAAAGGCCAAGATCGAATACGCCAACATCTTCGCGCCCATGGACCGGCCGGTGGTCGGCAAGGTGGTCAACACCCCGGATGCGGCCGGCTACATGGACGCGGTCGCCAAATGCAAGGAGATGATCCGGGCCGGCGAGTGCATCCAGACCGTGCTCTCCACCCAGTTTACCACGCCCTTTTCCGGCGACCCGTTTGTCATCTACCGCCGGCTGCGGCAGGTAAACCCCTCGCCCTACATGTTTTTCATGCGCCTGCCGCGCGTGACGCTCCTTGGCTCGTCGCCGGAACTGCTCATCCGCTGCCGCGACGGCGAGCTGACCACCTGCCCCATTGCCGGCACGCGCCATCGCAGTGCCGATCCGGTGGAAGACGACCGCCTGGCCGACGAGCTTTTGGCCGATCCCAAGGAACGGGCCGAGCACGTCATGCTGGTCGATCTGGGCCGCAACGATCTGGGCCGCATGGCCGAGCGCGGCACGGTCAAGGTCGAGAAGTTCATGACCGTGGAGCGCTTTTCCCACGTCATGCACATCGTCTCCTACGTGACCGCCACGCTCAAAAAGGGCCTCGACGCCCTGGACGTGCTCAAATGCGCCTTCCCGGCCGGCACGCTTTCCGGCGCGCCCAAGGTCCGGGCCATGGAAATGATTGCCGAGCTGGAACACGGGCTGCCGCGCGGGCCGTATGCCGGCTGCATCGGCTGGATTGGCCTCGACGAGGGGCACGTCAACCTGGACACGGGCATCACCATCCGCAGCATGTGGATTCGTGACGGCATGCTGACCTGGCAGGCCGGGGCCGGCATCGTTTTCGATTCCGATCCGGCCAAGGAATGGGTGGAGTGTCAAAACAAGGCCCGGGTCATTGCCGAAGTGCTGGCTGCCAAGGAGGAAGGCGATGTTTTTACTTATTGATAACTTCGACTCGTTCACCTTCAACGTCGTCCAGGCCTTCCAGCAGTTGGGGCACGATCCGGTCGTCCTTAAAAACGATGACCCGCAGATTTTGGAATTAGCCGCGTCGGGCACGCTGGAGAAGGTCTGCATCTCGCCCGGCCCGAGCAACCCGGTCAATGCCGGGCTGTGCCTCCAATTTCTGGAGCTGTTGCCGCCGACCACGCCGGTCTTTGGCGTCTGCCTGGGGCATCAGATTTTGGGGCACTTTGCCGGCGCGCCGGTGGTCGTGGCCGATCGCATCATGCACGGCAAGACGTCCGACGTGTACCACCGCGAGACCGGCCTGTTTGCGGGCCTGCCCAACCCCATGGAGTGCTGCCGCTACCATTCGCTCATCGTGCAGGCCTCCAAGGCCCCGGAGATGCTGGAAATCACCGCCTGGACCGAGCAAAACGAAGTCATGGGCATGCGCTACCGCGACCGGCCCTGGGTCGGCGTGCAATTTCACCCGGAGTCGGTCTTCACGCCCGACGGCATGAAGCTGATCGCCAATTTTCCAGAGAAGATTTTGTAAGGACGTCCACTTTGAACACCATCCCCGCCCTCATTGCCAAGGCTGA
This sequence is a window from Desulfovibrio sp. TomC. Protein-coding genes within it:
- a CDS encoding 2-amino-3,7-dideoxy-D-threo-hept-6-ulosonate synthase; translation: MLLGKAVRLERIFNRNTHRAIIVPMDHGVTVGPISGLIDMRDAVNQVAEGGANAVLMHKGLPRCSHRGRGRDVGLIIHLSASTSLSPYPNAKALVGTVEDAIKLGADAVSLHVNLGDETERDMLGHLGEATSRAAEWGMPVLAMVYARGPKVKDEYDAEVVAHCARVGTELGADVVKVPYTGDIESFSRVTDACCIPVVIAGGAKMDNDRDLLQMAHDSIQAGGSGLSIGRNIFQHAQPARIVQALHGIVHLDWEVDQALELLKD
- a CDS encoding 3-dehydroquinate synthase II family protein, translated to MTKEIWLKVVPFDKDVVTLGLESGVDGFVAEAADADRILALGRTKVMTPEEFELIPICCKDDEGTAIESLKACKPTFLAKGWEIIPVENILACTEGLGLECESLDRARLAAGVLERGADKLLITPEAVCDLKTIVNELKLSQGKMDLAAATITNIEHAGLGHRVCVDTTSILKTGEGMLVGNSSAFTFLVNAETESNPYVAARPFRINAGAVHAYCQMPGDKTRYLEELASGSEVLIVSHTGATKTAVVGRIKTEIRPMLLITAEVAGKEGKVFLQNAETIRVVTPEGKPVSVVTLAVGDKVLVSTDVAGRHFGMRIAEDIKEG
- the pheA gene encoding prephenate dehydratase; the encoded protein is MNPDSPANAAPPGSLEEALLEIRHGIDALDNDILVLLSKRAALSLEVGRRKDGRDSAIFKPFREQEVLDRLVKANPGPLPAGHLLSIYREILSSSRRLQRPERVAYLGPEGTFSHFAAMAALGHSPDFLPQTTIGDVFAAVAGKQADLGVVPLENSLQGTIGQSLDNFQRYNVFIQAEITCRVSHALLSLATSLDAIDTVYSHPQPLAQCAAWLKAHLPKARIIPTDSTAAAAALLAKEPNAASIGHLRLAAMHNLTVLASPIEDLPDNWTRFFIIGPEDTKQQTRDKTSILFTVPNKPGALFQVLSHLAGEGINLTKLESRPIRGEKWQYVFFADLQCDLTREEYKKLLATLTENTHSLRILGCYPAGAQVDLADGVTGKTEE
- the aroA gene encoding 3-phosphoshikimate 1-carboxyvinyltransferase, with amino-acid sequence MPTITAPPSKSVSHRAVIAAALAAGTSRVTGLLDSQDIHRTRECMVAMGADIHPQSDGSIIVSGTAGHPQGGDPETDDAVILDVGESGTTCRLLTAVAAAGKGLFELRGHGRMHDRPIGELITALLPQGLEALYLAKSGCPPMMLVGRGLTGGTTSISLEDSSQYLSGLLLAAPLAAAPLTIEISGKKTVSWPYVAITLSTLADFSVPFAVETRTADGWAATDWRTLTDVVPGQIRFVMQPARYMPRTYAVEADWSSASYFLAAGAVGPAPVTIAGLRLDSLQGDRAMRDILAKMGARIEASEAGLTVHPSDLTGQELDMGRCPDLVPTVAAVACFASGETVIRNVAHLRLKESDRIEAVVENCTRAGAMVTSLDDGMRISPRPLRTDQRVEFSAFDDHRLAMSAAIFELAGIDVVLDNPGCVAKSFPTFWEKWETIREALHAAE
- a CDS encoding prephenate dehydrogenase is translated as MPDTHKQGTPTTPQEKVFGEGGGLGEETLFSKKGFPPPGLPSSFAAITTIAMVGAKGGMGRLIAARSRAVGIEVRELGRPLTDETIRAAVAGAELVLVSVPVYATAEVTALLAPHLAAPQILADVGSVKTLPIAAMVDGYSGPVVGTHPLFGPEPAADDGLRVAVMDGRPGQDVWATELVADWCRRVGFAPFASTAEEHDRAAAYVQGLNFVTTVAYLASQPAGGDVEKYLTPSFTRRLVSAEKLITKDAALFTALFEANPYSHEVVRNYRNFLNIAAGGDIDLLVRRAEAWWTAKTEQKDNP
- a CDS encoding anthranilate synthase component I family protein, whose product is MSAITLRQEGTWLPADVQTPISLFLGLVGERPGVLLESAEVDGRLGRYSLIAWDFRLRLRLKDGKLDVSARDPRLAPLEAYTGFDFVEGMRGILADMKILAPEGFDDVPPITRSLVGYFGYGVAGIFEPKLAKVLPPNEAEFCLVLPGRVVLFDHVKHRCLHLSLDEGKKAKIEYANIFAPMDRPVVGKVVNTPDAAGYMDAVAKCKEMIRAGECIQTVLSTQFTTPFSGDPFVIYRRLRQVNPSPYMFFMRLPRVTLLGSSPELLIRCRDGELTTCPIAGTRHRSADPVEDDRLADELLADPKERAEHVMLVDLGRNDLGRMAERGTVKVEKFMTVERFSHVMHIVSYVTATLKKGLDALDVLKCAFPAGTLSGAPKVRAMEMIAELEHGLPRGPYAGCIGWIGLDEGHVNLDTGITIRSMWIRDGMLTWQAGAGIVFDSDPAKEWVECQNKARVIAEVLAAKEEGDVFTY
- a CDS encoding anthranilate synthase component II; this translates as MFLLIDNFDSFTFNVVQAFQQLGHDPVVLKNDDPQILELAASGTLEKVCISPGPSNPVNAGLCLQFLELLPPTTPVFGVCLGHQILGHFAGAPVVVADRIMHGKTSDVYHRETGLFAGLPNPMECCRYHSLIVQASKAPEMLEITAWTEQNEVMGMRYRDRPWVGVQFHPESVFTPDGMKLIANFPEKIL